The Candidatus Curtissbacteria bacterium genome includes a region encoding these proteins:
- the uvrB gene encoding excinuclease ABC subunit UvrB, translating to MKFQLTSSYKPTGDQPQAIEKLVQGMEGGLKHQTLLGVTGSGKTFTIANVIEKTQKPTLVITHNKTLAAQLYQEFHEFFPKNSVNYFVSYYDYYQPEAYMPTTDTYIEKETEVNEEIDRLRLASTTALATRKDVIVVASVSAIYNLGSPAEYQNSRMVIQKEQVWSREDLLRNFAKLQYERNDLDFARGTYRIRGESVEILPAYENNGVRLSFLGEKLEKIEIIHPVTGDTIEVLDSVVIYPAKHYVSSDENTFAAMETIKQELQQRLQELRSQGKELEAHRLEQRTNYDLEMMMTLGYCKGIENYSRHFDGRSPGDPPYSLLEHYPKDFLIVLDESHMTVPQINGMYNGDRARKQMLVDFGFRLPSAFDNRPLKFEEFARKINQVMYTSATPAKYELDISNQVVEQLIRPTGLIDPEISIRKSKGQIEDLISEIDKRAQKGERTLVTTLTKRMAEELSNYLEEKDVKVQYLHSDVLTLDRSDILDDLRLGKYDVLVGINLLREGLDLPEVSLVAILDADKEGFLRSETSLIQTMGRAARNVGGQVILYADNITGSMERAMKEVERRRKIQNAYNEEHGITPTTIDKPIRDKLIEREKIYEEKKQIYTDSVIQGAIGRAKEGSLLPDDKQKLMRVLNREMKDAARILDFEKAAILRDQILNLKSQNANP from the coding sequence ATGAAATTCCAACTAACTTCATCCTATAAACCAACGGGTGATCAGCCTCAAGCTATCGAGAAACTCGTACAAGGAATGGAAGGCGGCCTAAAGCACCAAACCTTGCTTGGAGTAACAGGTTCCGGTAAAACGTTCACAATCGCAAACGTTATCGAAAAAACCCAAAAGCCAACTCTTGTCATAACTCACAACAAAACGTTAGCAGCCCAGCTTTATCAGGAATTCCACGAATTCTTTCCAAAAAACTCCGTCAATTACTTTGTTTCCTACTACGACTACTATCAGCCGGAAGCCTACATGCCCACTACGGATACGTATATAGAAAAAGAAACCGAAGTCAACGAAGAAATCGACAGGCTCCGCTTAGCATCGACTACCGCGCTTGCTACCAGAAAAGATGTGATAGTTGTGGCTTCCGTTTCCGCAATCTACAACCTAGGATCTCCGGCCGAATATCAAAACTCCAGAATGGTTATCCAGAAAGAACAGGTTTGGTCTCGTGAAGATTTATTGCGAAACTTTGCAAAACTCCAGTACGAAAGGAACGACCTCGATTTCGCCAGAGGAACTTACAGAATTAGAGGAGAAAGCGTCGAAATTTTACCCGCGTATGAAAATAACGGCGTCAGGTTAAGCTTTTTAGGCGAAAAACTGGAAAAAATCGAGATCATTCATCCTGTAACTGGAGATACGATAGAAGTACTCGATTCTGTCGTCATTTATCCGGCCAAGCACTACGTTTCTTCCGACGAAAACACATTTGCCGCAATGGAGACTATCAAGCAAGAACTCCAGCAAAGGTTGCAAGAACTCAGGTCGCAAGGTAAGGAACTCGAAGCTCACAGACTAGAACAGCGCACAAACTACGACCTCGAGATGATGATGACTTTAGGCTACTGCAAGGGGATAGAAAACTATTCTCGTCACTTCGACGGCAGAAGTCCCGGTGACCCACCCTACAGTCTCCTCGAACACTATCCCAAAGACTTTTTGATAGTTTTAGACGAATCACATATGACTGTCCCGCAAATAAATGGCATGTATAACGGCGACCGCGCCCGAAAACAAATGCTCGTTGACTTTGGTTTCCGCTTACCATCAGCTTTCGACAACCGACCGTTAAAGTTCGAGGAATTCGCCAGAAAAATTAATCAGGTAATGTACACCTCTGCAACTCCGGCTAAATACGAACTCGACATTTCAAACCAAGTCGTCGAACAACTAATCAGGCCAACAGGTCTTATAGACCCTGAGATTTCGATAAGAAAATCGAAGGGCCAAATCGAAGATTTGATTTCAGAAATCGACAAACGAGCCCAAAAAGGCGAACGCACACTCGTCACCACACTCACCAAACGAATGGCCGAAGAACTTTCTAATTATTTAGAAGAAAAAGACGTCAAGGTCCAGTATCTGCATTCGGACGTCCTGACATTAGACAGAAGCGACATCTTGGACGACTTGCGGCTCGGCAAATACGACGTTTTAGTCGGTATTAACCTACTGAGAGAAGGATTAGATCTGCCCGAAGTATCACTCGTTGCTATACTCGATGCAGACAAAGAAGGATTCCTGCGCTCCGAAACATCCTTAATCCAGACAATGGGAAGAGCGGCACGTAATGTCGGCGGACAGGTAATTCTTTATGCCGACAATATTACAGGCTCGATGGAAAGAGCCATGAAAGAAGTCGAAAGACGAAGAAAAATTCAAAATGCTTACAACGAAGAACACGGAATTACACCAACAACGATCGATAAGCCAATTCGCGACAAATTAATCGAACGCGAAAAGATATACGAGGAGAAAAAACAAATCTACACAGATTCTGTGATTCAAGGAGCAATCGGCAGAGCCAAAGAAGGATCTCTGCTACCTGACGACAAGCAAAAACTCATGAGAGTTCTTAACCGTGAGATGAAAGACGCCGCCCGCATCCTCGACTTCGAAAAAGCCGCAATTTTGCGAGATCAAATATTAAATCTCAAAAGCCAAAACGCAAATCCATGA
- the rsmI gene encoding 16S rRNA (cytidine(1402)-2'-O)-methyltransferase: MATLYVVSTPIGNLKDITLRALEVLKSVDIIFCEDTRVGGKLLSHYDIDKKLVSVNDFNEERKVADVLNELKEGRDVALISDAGTPLISDPGYKIVREAIKEGFIVEALPGPSSPIIALTVSGLAPDKFLFVGYLPKKEGKKKELLEKLKKTKEDLKLTIIAFESPFRLLKTLDAIEEVFGNIEMVVARELTKMHEELVRAKISDIKTHFEKKRPKGELVVLI, encoded by the coding sequence ATGGCCACTTTGTATGTAGTTTCGACACCTATTGGGAACCTAAAAGACATCACACTCCGAGCGCTTGAGGTTCTTAAAAGCGTGGATATCATTTTCTGTGAAGATACAAGAGTGGGCGGTAAGTTGCTTAGTCATTACGATATAGATAAAAAGCTTGTTAGCGTTAACGACTTTAACGAAGAGAGAAAGGTCGCAGATGTCTTGAATGAACTTAAAGAGGGAAGAGACGTAGCTCTGATTTCGGACGCTGGAACTCCATTGATTTCGGATCCTGGTTATAAAATTGTTAGAGAAGCGATTAAAGAAGGTTTTATAGTGGAAGCATTGCCAGGTCCCTCGTCGCCGATTATAGCCCTGACTGTTTCCGGTCTTGCTCCAGACAAATTTTTGTTCGTCGGTTATTTACCGAAGAAAGAAGGCAAGAAAAAAGAATTACTTGAAAAGTTGAAAAAAACTAAAGAAGATTTAAAGTTGACTATTATTGCCTTTGAATCACCTTTTAGACTTCTCAAAACTCTCGATGCGATAGAAGAAGTTTTTGGAAATATTGAAATGGTTGTTGCACGGGAGTTAACTAAGATGCACGAAGAGTTGGTCCGCGCAAAAATTTCTGATATTAAGACCCACTTTGAAAAAAAGAGGCCAAAAGGCGAGCTTGTCGTTCTTATCTAG
- a CDS encoding divalent metal cation transporter — MIGKIKKLYSKLGPGVITGASDDDPSGIATYSQAGAQAGFGMLWTALLTFPLMAAIQEMCARIGIVTGHGLTGNLRNHFPIWVLYPIAFLVVFANVINIGANIAGMAASANLLLPLPRFIWAVLFTSLIILLMVFASYATIARYLKWFAFALFTYFAVPFVIGVDWYEVFIHTIVPSVELNHNTIALFVAILGTTISPYLFFWQTSMEVENKMEEMKSKVTNKWIVTKHELRLMGKDVTLGMFLSNITMWFIIITTAVTLAPLGITEIESAEQAASALKPIAGDFAYLLFAAGIIGTGFLAIPVLAGSASYVLSEVFGWREGLDLPFNKARQFYIVIILATLVGLAINFLGLNPFRMLIYTAIIYGVMSPALILVILILANNKKVMGEHTNNFVTNVLGTTTFVVMTTAAVAFLFTLR, encoded by the coding sequence GTGATAGGGAAAATTAAAAAACTTTACTCCAAGCTTGGTCCAGGCGTAATTACGGGTGCTTCCGACGACGACCCTTCTGGTATTGCCACTTATTCTCAGGCAGGAGCCCAAGCAGGCTTCGGCATGTTATGGACAGCACTGCTAACATTTCCACTTATGGCAGCAATTCAAGAAATGTGCGCCAGAATCGGAATAGTTACCGGCCATGGATTAACCGGAAACCTAAGAAATCACTTCCCGATTTGGGTTCTTTACCCCATAGCATTCTTAGTAGTTTTTGCCAACGTTATAAATATTGGTGCCAACATAGCGGGTATGGCAGCTTCGGCCAATCTCCTACTCCCTTTACCTCGATTTATTTGGGCAGTTCTGTTCACCTCTTTGATTATTCTGCTTATGGTGTTTGCCTCATATGCGACGATTGCACGCTATTTGAAATGGTTCGCTTTTGCCCTCTTCACGTATTTTGCCGTACCCTTTGTAATAGGTGTCGACTGGTACGAGGTTTTTATTCACACGATTGTGCCTAGCGTAGAGCTGAATCACAACACGATCGCCCTTTTTGTCGCTATTCTTGGAACCACTATTTCGCCCTACCTTTTCTTCTGGCAAACGTCTATGGAAGTTGAAAATAAAATGGAAGAAATGAAATCGAAAGTCACGAACAAGTGGATCGTCACCAAACACGAACTTAGGCTTATGGGTAAAGACGTGACACTTGGCATGTTCCTTTCCAACATTACGATGTGGTTCATCATCATAACAACCGCTGTGACTCTGGCACCCTTGGGAATTACCGAGATTGAATCCGCAGAACAAGCAGCTTCTGCCCTCAAACCAATCGCTGGCGATTTCGCCTATCTCCTTTTCGCAGCGGGAATAATAGGAACAGGTTTTCTGGCAATACCGGTTCTTGCCGGTTCTGCTTCTTACGTTCTTTCTGAAGTATTTGGCTGGAGAGAGGGGTTAGACCTACCTTTTAACAAGGCCAGGCAATTTTACATTGTAATCATACTTGCAACACTTGTAGGTCTCGCGATCAATTTTCTAGGGCTAAACCCGTTCAGAATGCTTATTTATACCGCAATAATCTATGGAGTTATGTCACCAGCACTAATTTTGGTCATATTGATACTTGCTAACAACAAAAAGGTTATGGGCGAACATACAAACAATTTTGTAACTAATGTTTTGGGAACAACAACTTTCGTTGTAATGACAACAGCAGCGGTTGCCTTTCTTTTTACTCTGCGCTAA
- the gpmI gene encoding 2,3-bisphosphoglycerate-independent phosphoglycerate mutase, with translation MIRLSRKPKPLILCILDGWATAEDSPGNAVIKANPVNFNGLWFSYPHTFLETGGQAVGLPAGEVGNSEVGHQNLGAGKIVFQDLLKINHAIANGDFENNEALLGAIGHANKNNSKIHVMGLVGYGSVHSDVDHLFAILTFLKKSAIDSKRIKIHLFTDGRDSPPSSAKNYVTQIQNKITQESLGEISSIIGRYFAMDRDNHWERTQKAYDCLTGKSQNKSTDPIQLIEDSYLKGITDEFIEPITIERSGEEQSGFIEKGDSIIFFNYRPDRARQLTKSFVLDKFDTVTTTSKEQIKTFDRGSKIPNLYFATMTKYEDGLPVSAIAFEKETVVMPLARVFAERGLRQFHIAETEKYAHVTYFFNGGREPPYAGEDRLLVNSPRVASYDQKPEMAAIELTNEVVKRIESRVYDLIVINFANPDMVAHTGNLEAAIRAVQTVDKCLATLANASFSAGGGIIITSDHGNAEQLINPKTGAIDTEHNENPTPCIFALPELKGNTTQLKQGILADIAPTILTILNIPKPPQMTGRNLLQ, from the coding sequence GTGATCAGATTAAGCCGCAAACCAAAACCGTTAATTCTGTGTATTCTAGACGGCTGGGCGACAGCCGAAGATTCCCCAGGTAACGCTGTTATAAAAGCTAACCCAGTCAACTTTAACGGCCTATGGTTTTCTTACCCTCACACATTTCTTGAAACCGGCGGACAAGCCGTCGGCCTACCGGCAGGTGAAGTTGGAAACAGCGAAGTCGGTCATCAGAATTTAGGCGCCGGCAAAATAGTATTCCAGGATCTGTTGAAAATAAATCACGCTATTGCAAACGGAGATTTTGAAAATAACGAAGCACTCCTTGGAGCAATTGGGCATGCTAACAAAAACAATTCCAAAATTCATGTTATGGGACTCGTGGGATACGGGTCAGTACACAGCGACGTGGATCACCTTTTTGCAATCCTTACCTTCCTAAAAAAATCTGCCATCGATTCCAAAAGAATTAAGATTCACTTATTCACAGACGGCAGAGACAGCCCCCCTTCGTCTGCCAAAAATTACGTCACGCAGATCCAAAACAAGATAACTCAAGAAAGTCTTGGGGAAATATCGTCGATTATCGGCAGATATTTTGCAATGGACCGCGATAATCATTGGGAGAGAACTCAAAAGGCTTACGATTGCCTAACGGGTAAATCGCAAAACAAGTCGACCGACCCCATCCAGCTCATCGAAGACTCCTACCTTAAAGGCATCACCGACGAGTTTATAGAGCCAATAACAATTGAAAGGTCAGGAGAAGAACAAAGCGGATTTATAGAGAAAGGGGATTCAATAATCTTTTTCAACTACCGGCCAGACAGAGCAAGGCAACTTACAAAAAGCTTTGTGCTGGATAAATTCGACACCGTTACCACCACTTCCAAAGAACAGATAAAAACCTTTGACAGAGGATCCAAAATCCCAAACCTGTATTTTGCCACGATGACAAAATACGAAGATGGATTACCAGTTTCGGCAATAGCATTTGAAAAAGAAACCGTCGTAATGCCGCTTGCGCGTGTTTTCGCTGAACGGGGCCTGAGACAATTTCATATCGCGGAAACCGAAAAATATGCACACGTTACCTATTTCTTTAACGGCGGCAGGGAACCACCATACGCAGGCGAAGACAGACTTTTAGTGAATTCTCCTCGTGTGGCCTCTTACGACCAAAAACCTGAAATGGCAGCAATAGAGCTTACAAATGAAGTCGTAAAAAGAATCGAAAGCCGCGTTTATGATCTTATCGTTATCAACTTCGCAAATCCCGACATGGTTGCGCACACAGGCAACCTAGAAGCTGCAATAAGGGCTGTTCAAACGGTAGACAAGTGCTTGGCAACTCTTGCAAACGCTTCATTTTCCGCGGGAGGAGGAATAATAATAACTTCCGATCACGGTAACGCGGAACAGTTAATAAATCCTAAAACGGGCGCAATCGACACAGAGCACAATGAAAACCCCACGCCTTGCATTTTCGCCCTTCCAGAACTTAAAGGAAATACAACTCAGCTAAAACAAGGAATACTTGCAGACATTGCCCCAACAATCCTTACGATCCTAAATATTCCCAAGCCTCCACAGATGACCGGCCGCAATTTGCTACAATAG
- the lexA gene encoding transcriptional repressor LexA, which translates to MATILYKRQREILDFLNNYIDEHGHAPTLVEIAKEFKLKSLATVHEHLETLQKKGLIKRTNGISRGIELVDKRIGKIVKGIELPMAGFIAAGSPIEPFTDPNSTFAVSQNLVSSNKRSYVLQVKGESMIEDGILDGDFVVVEETNEARNGDIVVAMINNGVVTLKRYFKEPTRIRLEPANSTMAPIYAKDVTIQGRVVSVIRRYT; encoded by the coding sequence ATGGCTACTATTTTGTATAAACGACAGCGCGAAATACTCGACTTTCTCAATAATTACATTGATGAGCATGGGCACGCACCTACCTTGGTAGAAATTGCGAAAGAGTTTAAGCTCAAATCTCTGGCGACGGTTCACGAGCATCTCGAAACGCTTCAAAAAAAGGGTTTGATCAAGAGGACTAATGGAATTTCCCGCGGGATTGAGCTAGTCGACAAGCGGATTGGAAAGATTGTCAAAGGGATCGAACTTCCTATGGCAGGGTTTATTGCTGCCGGTTCCCCAATCGAGCCGTTTACAGACCCAAATTCTACTTTTGCCGTTTCTCAAAACTTGGTTTCTTCAAACAAGCGATCTTACGTTTTGCAGGTTAAAGGCGAGTCGATGATAGAAGACGGGATTTTAGACGGCGACTTTGTAGTGGTAGAAGAAACAAACGAAGCTCGAAATGGTGATATCGTGGTTGCGATGATTAACAACGGGGTTGTTACACTGAAGCGATATTTCAAGGAACCAACAAGGATTAGGCTGGAACCTGCAAATTCAACGATGGCTCCAATTTATGCCAAGGATGTCACTATCCAGGGCAGAGTGGTGAGCGTAATCAGACGCTACACCTAA
- the uvrA gene encoding excinuclease ABC subunit UvrA yields MTARGEFIMDKIIIKGAREHNLKNINVELPKNKLIVFTGISGSGKSSLAFDTIYAEGQRRYVESLSSYARQFLGVMDKPDVDSIEGLSPAISIDQKSTSHNPRSTVGTVTEIYDYLRLLFARIGHPHCPICGREISHQSPQQITDEIQKLEVKDKGPATRVLILAPIVKDRKGEFKDLFKDVAKRGYRQVRVDGQIKDIDEDFVLIKTNKHSIEVVIDRLTIPAEKSRLSQSVEQALALGEGTVIVSEILDKSFDIPQYPQQMKDHLFSEKFACPQDNISLPEIEPRSFSFNSPHGACPACNGLGTIRKVDPALILNPNLSIAEGAILPWARIVQTDSWSWRVLEQACRENGVSLDKPTGELPKEKLDLVLYGNQNKNFKVKGLNRLGKLVSWNTSFEGVITNLERRYSQTESDYVRKEIEKFMRIDTCDVCKGTRLKPEALSITIDEKSIAEIADQAIVDLSFWLKKVSDASATLLNDREKTIAKSILKELVLRTQFLLDVGLEYLTISRTANTLAGGEAQRIRLASQIGSGLSGVLYVLDEPSIGLHQRDNNRLITTLKRLRDLQNTVVVVEHDRDMMLESDEILDFGPAAGGHGGHVVSQGTPSHIMKDPKSLTGKYLSGKKKVEVYVSPEEVRHEILSNTRPFQKARVTNGNTKKLTLIGAKEHNLKNIDVEFPLGKFVCVTGVSGSGKSTLIHDILYKALAGEIYRSRQKAGEHEGLMGHDELDKVILIDQSPIGRTPRSNPATYTGAFTYIRDLFAKTTDARIRGYKPGRFSFNVKGGRCEACEGEGQVKIEMQFLPDVYVDCEVCGGKRYNDEALEIHYKNKNISEVLDMTVEETLKFFENIPTITSKMQTIYDVGLGYIRLGQPAPTLSGGEAQRVKLATELSKRSTGKTLYILDEPTTGLHFADIERLLLILKRLVAQGNTVIIIEHNLDVIKNTDWIIDLGPEGGAGGGQIVATGTPQEIAKVKNSYTGQFLAKELL; encoded by the coding sequence ATGACAGCAAGAGGAGAATTTATCATGGATAAAATCATCATCAAAGGAGCAAGAGAACATAATCTTAAGAATATTAATGTCGAGCTCCCTAAAAATAAATTAATCGTCTTTACTGGCATTTCGGGTTCGGGTAAATCGTCTCTCGCCTTCGACACAATTTACGCCGAGGGTCAGCGTCGATATGTCGAATCATTGTCTTCCTATGCCCGACAATTCCTTGGCGTTATGGATAAACCGGACGTCGACTCCATTGAAGGCCTTTCGCCTGCAATCTCTATCGACCAAAAATCGACTTCTCACAATCCTCGCTCAACTGTCGGCACCGTAACAGAAATATACGATTACCTCAGGCTTTTATTCGCTCGAATTGGTCATCCACATTGTCCAATCTGTGGTCGCGAAATTTCTCATCAGTCTCCTCAACAAATAACTGACGAAATCCAAAAGCTGGAAGTAAAAGACAAAGGTCCTGCGACTCGTGTTCTTATACTGGCTCCAATTGTCAAAGACAGGAAAGGGGAGTTCAAAGACCTTTTTAAAGACGTAGCCAAAAGGGGATACAGACAAGTCAGGGTCGACGGACAAATTAAAGACATAGACGAAGATTTTGTGCTCATCAAAACGAACAAACATTCAATCGAAGTCGTAATCGACAGACTTACGATTCCTGCTGAAAAAAGTAGACTTTCCCAATCCGTCGAGCAAGCTCTAGCGCTCGGAGAAGGAACAGTCATTGTTTCCGAAATTCTAGATAAGTCTTTCGACATCCCCCAATACCCACAACAAATGAAAGATCACCTGTTTTCTGAAAAATTTGCGTGTCCTCAAGATAATATCTCTTTGCCAGAAATCGAACCTCGTTCGTTCTCGTTCAATTCTCCCCATGGTGCTTGTCCTGCCTGTAACGGTCTTGGGACAATCAGAAAAGTCGACCCAGCTCTCATTCTAAACCCCAATCTTTCAATCGCCGAAGGCGCAATCCTTCCGTGGGCAAGAATAGTCCAAACAGACTCATGGTCGTGGAGAGTATTAGAACAAGCGTGCCGCGAAAATGGAGTATCACTCGACAAGCCAACAGGTGAACTTCCTAAAGAAAAACTCGACCTCGTCCTTTACGGTAACCAAAACAAAAACTTCAAGGTTAAAGGCTTGAACAGACTAGGCAAGCTCGTCTCCTGGAACACGTCTTTCGAAGGCGTCATTACAAATCTTGAAAGACGCTACTCTCAAACAGAATCCGATTATGTAAGAAAGGAAATCGAAAAGTTCATGAGGATAGACACGTGCGATGTGTGTAAGGGAACCAGGCTTAAACCCGAAGCGCTTTCAATCACTATTGACGAAAAGTCGATAGCCGAGATAGCAGATCAAGCTATCGTTGATCTTTCCTTCTGGCTAAAGAAAGTCTCGGATGCTTCTGCAACATTGCTTAACGACCGCGAAAAGACAATTGCCAAATCCATATTAAAAGAGCTCGTTTTAAGAACCCAATTCCTTTTAGACGTCGGACTTGAATACCTAACAATCAGCAGAACCGCCAATACGCTAGCAGGCGGAGAAGCCCAAAGAATCCGCCTGGCAAGCCAAATAGGTTCAGGACTCTCGGGTGTACTTTACGTTTTAGATGAACCTTCGATCGGCTTGCATCAAAGGGACAACAACCGACTAATTACCACCTTAAAACGCTTAAGAGACCTTCAAAACACCGTTGTGGTTGTAGAACACGACCGTGACATGATGCTCGAATCCGACGAAATTCTCGATTTTGGTCCGGCGGCGGGCGGACACGGCGGACACGTCGTTTCTCAAGGGACTCCCAGCCACATAATGAAGGACCCAAAATCTTTAACCGGAAAATATCTTTCCGGGAAAAAGAAAGTCGAAGTTTATGTTTCCCCAGAAGAAGTAAGGCACGAGATCTTAAGTAATACTCGGCCATTTCAAAAAGCTCGAGTAACAAACGGCAATACTAAAAAACTGACCTTAATTGGTGCCAAAGAACACAATCTCAAAAACATAGACGTAGAGTTTCCGCTTGGAAAATTTGTTTGTGTAACCGGCGTTTCCGGTTCCGGAAAATCCACGCTTATTCACGACATTTTGTATAAAGCCTTGGCAGGTGAAATCTACAGATCCCGTCAAAAAGCAGGGGAGCACGAAGGACTAATGGGGCACGACGAGCTCGACAAGGTAATTTTAATTGACCAGTCGCCAATCGGAAGAACTCCAAGAAGCAACCCCGCAACCTACACTGGCGCCTTCACTTATATAAGAGATCTTTTCGCCAAAACCACAGACGCCAGAATCCGGGGCTACAAACCCGGTAGATTCTCCTTCAACGTCAAGGGTGGAAGATGTGAAGCGTGCGAAGGAGAAGGTCAGGTTAAAATCGAAATGCAGTTTTTGCCGGATGTCTACGTGGACTGTGAGGTTTGCGGCGGTAAAAGGTACAACGACGAAGCGCTCGAAATTCATTACAAAAATAAAAACATTTCGGAAGTTCTAGACATGACGGTTGAAGAAACGTTAAAATTTTTCGAGAACATCCCAACTATTACATCTAAAATGCAAACGATCTACGACGTCGGTCTGGGGTATATTCGTTTGGGCCAACCTGCACCTACCTTATCCGGCGGTGAAGCTCAGCGAGTCAAACTCGCAACAGAACTCAGCAAACGATCAACTGGTAAAACCCTATATATCTTGGACGAGCCTACAACCGGTCTTCACTTCGCAGACATTGAGAGATTACTCCTTATCCTAAAAAGACTTGTCGCTCAGGGAAATACGGTAATCATCATCGAACACAACCTAGACGTTATTAAAAACACGGATTGGATTATCGACCTGGGACCCGAAGGTGGGGCCGGCGGGGGACAAATAGTAGCAACTGGAACCCCTCAAGAAATAGCCAAAGTTAAAAATTCATACACTGGCCAGTTTTTGGCAAAGGAACTATTATAA
- a CDS encoding sigma-70 family RNA polymerase sigma factor — protein MATQEIEIPGRVPAAELTDSPTILFDVQTVPEGERPFGLVIDNSTGSFQILFNNPERTMVGGVLDSVSQADRRAQVTQAFKEVLLRTSFLGLETIEKSVLREKYGLSNLPPKKDLEVASALGLQHRGYVSTIHRHALDKLGLLEINDRLIAYRSQNYDMLTETASSFDEREAVERVRSGDLDAFSVIYETHFNSIRGFLRKSLKDPQIADDLAHEVFIKALENLPGSDFSYRGERQFRAWLFQIARRTVINRLRKNSVHEVQTNFVTDGPAQNRLTEDPTSVVIEAIWVAQVSKLLWKLVDHLPTAQREVVLCRFVEGLSVKETSEKLGKGEGNVKVLQHKGVRRLGEALGVSR, from the coding sequence ATGGCAACTCAGGAAATCGAAATACCCGGACGAGTACCTGCTGCCGAATTAACAGATAGCCCGACAATCTTATTCGATGTCCAAACTGTTCCAGAAGGCGAACGACCCTTCGGTCTGGTGATAGACAATTCAACAGGTTCTTTCCAGATATTATTCAATAACCCAGAAAGAACAATGGTAGGTGGAGTATTAGACTCCGTCTCTCAAGCAGATAGGAGAGCTCAAGTCACACAAGCGTTTAAGGAGGTATTACTAAGGACATCCTTTTTAGGTCTTGAGACTATCGAAAAATCTGTGTTGAGAGAAAAATACGGACTTTCGAACCTTCCGCCAAAGAAAGATTTAGAAGTAGCATCAGCGCTTGGGCTTCAACATAGGGGTTATGTCTCGACAATTCACAGACACGCACTTGACAAGCTAGGACTTCTCGAAATTAACGACAGGCTCATTGCTTACAGGTCACAAAATTATGACATGCTAACGGAAACAGCAAGTTCTTTCGATGAACGAGAGGCCGTAGAAAGGGTTAGGTCGGGAGACCTCGACGCCTTTAGTGTCATCTACGAAACTCATTTCAATAGCATTCGCGGATTTCTTAGAAAAAGTTTGAAAGATCCTCAAATTGCCGACGACCTTGCCCATGAAGTTTTCATAAAGGCCTTAGAGAACCTCCCGGGATCAGACTTCTCATACCGAGGAGAAAGACAATTTAGGGCATGGCTTTTCCAAATTGCAAGACGCACAGTAATCAACCGTTTGAGAAAAAACTCAGTTCACGAGGTTCAAACCAACTTTGTAACAGACGGGCCTGCTCAGAACCGTCTAACAGAAGACCCAACATCTGTAGTAATTGAAGCAATATGGGTAGCCCAAGTTAGCAAATTGCTTTGGAAACTTGTCGATCACTTACCCACAGCGCAGCGAGAGGTTGTGCTTTGTCGGTTTGTCGAGGGATTAAGTGTAAAGGAAACTTCTGAAAAACTAGGCAAAGGAGAAGGTAATGTGAAAGTACTTCAACACAAAGGTGTGAGGCGATTAGGCGAAGCTCTTGGAGTTTCTAGATAA